The Triticum aestivum cultivar Chinese Spring chromosome 3A, IWGSC CS RefSeq v2.1, whole genome shotgun sequence genome includes a region encoding these proteins:
- the LOC123057779 gene encoding ubiquitin recognition factor in ER-associated degradation protein 1: MEAAMAGSSSLQWQAEEAWQAYLRQQRSRIGWAQYLRCRPMALLGKAGADDGNRVVMPASALDGISSALVDYPLMFRVQNAATLDATNCGMLEFGAEEGFVYVPALIMVRLGLEEDDLVLMTSTSLPKATSVKLRPHTMDFLGAKDLKQLLEFNVRLNTPCVTVGDTIAVAEGGRRYLLDVVEAKPADAVSTLDTDCEVDFATPLDYVQPPAPVPVKVAAAPCQDCAHGSERRFVGVGIRMDGKPVEHTPAPAPAPEAGSSGGKGKSASEHVLRFFGGRGSVAVPPPGPKMAKKKVDGKEDKEAKWFTGQKYTLNKTQATTETVSS; this comes from the coding sequence ATGGAGGCAGCGATGGCTGGATCATCGTCGCTGCAGTGGCAGGCGGAGGAGGCGTGGCAGGCGTACCTGCGGCAGCAGCGGTCGCGGATCGGGTGGGCGCAGTACCTCCGGTGCCGGCCCATGGCCCTTCTCGGCAAGGCGGGCGCGGACGACGGCAACCGGGTCGTGATGCCGGCGTCGGCGCTGGACGGGATCAGCTCGGCGCTGGTGGACTACCCGCTCATGTTCCGGGTCCAGAACGCCGCCACCCTCGACGCCACCAACTGCGGCATGCTCGAGTTCGGCGCCGAGGAGGGGTTCGTGTACGTGCCCGCACTCATCATGGTGCGGCTCGGGCTGGAGGAGGACGACCTGGTGCTCATGACCAGCACGTCGCTCCCCAAGGCCACGTCCGTCAAGCTGCGGCCGCACACCATGGATTTTCTGGGAGCCAAGGACCTCAAGCAGCTGCTCGAGTTCAACGTCAGACTGAACACGCCGTGCGTGACGGTCGGCGACACGATCGCCGTCGCCGAGGGGGGCCGGCGGTACCTCCTGGACGTCGTCGAGGCCAAGCCCGCCGACGCCGTCTCCACCCTCGACACCGACTGCGAGGTCGACTTCGCGACGCCGCTCGACTACGTGCAGCCTCCTGCTCCGGTGCCAGTGAAAGTCGCTGCCGCCCCATGCCAAGACTGCGCCCACGGCAGCGAGCGGCGGTTCGTCGGCGTCGGGATAAGGATGGACGGCAAGCCCGTGGAGCATACGCCGGCCCCTGCGCCTGCGCCGGAGGCCGGTTCTTCGGGGGGTAAGGGGAAGAgtgctagtgagcatgtgcttcgGTTCTTCGGCGGCCGCGGCTCGGTGGCGGTGCCACCTCCCGGCcccaagatggcgaagaagaaagTGGACGGCAAGGAGGACAAGGAGGCCAAATGGTTCACCGGCCAGAAGTATACCCTCAACAAGACGCAAGCAACGACTGAAACAGTCAGCAGTTGA